The segment TCAAGGCGCAGAAAGAACAGCTGGCGATGGCCCGTGCGCCAGAAGACCTGTCGAAGAAATTCCGTTACAACCAGCGCCGTGAACTGCGGTTGCTGGAAGAAGCCGGTGGCGTGGTGCGGCCGATCAGCGACTTCGATGCCGCTACTGTCGCCGCCATGTATTGCGACCTTTTCCAGCGTCGCTGGGGGTTCGCAGCCACTGGCGCCGAGCGCATGGGCGACGTGATCGAGCGCCTGCGGGACCTGCTGATCGGCTCAGTCTTGCTGCTCGATGACAAGCCTATCGCCATCCAGCTGGTGTACCGCGTCGAGGCGCCTGAATGGATCAGCGTCGAATACGTCAATGGCGGCGTCGACCCTGAGACCAAGGCGTTCAGCCCCGGCAGCGTGCTGAGCTTCCTTAATACCCAGGCCGCCTGGGAGGACGCCCGCGCGCGCAACAAGCCATTGCGGTTCTCGTTCGGCCGGGCCGACCGCGAGTACAAGGACCGCTGGTGCCACCCTGTGCCGGTGTACCAGGCGTGAGCCGCAAGCAGCAGTTGCTAAAGCGCCATCGGCGCAACAAGCGCTTCGGGCTGCTGATGGCCCTGGTGGCGTTGATTGCGCTGGGTGCGTTCATCTGGTGGCTGCCGTTGTTGTTCCTGCCGCTGCTGTGGGTAGCCCACGAGGCGTGGCTGGCCGACCACCTGTTTTACACCCCGGCCGGCGACTACACCTATGCCTTCGATGGGGCCGATGAAGTGATGGGCGTAAGCCTGCAGGGCGGCCGTTTGCAATTACCCGCAGCGCCCGTCGCTGAAGGTGCAACATGGGTGCTGCAGGTTGAACTGCGTTGCGCCCTGCTGGGCAGGTTTTTCGACCCCGGGGTGTACATCGAAGGCGCAGGCGGCAAAGACCTGCAGGTGTTCGAGCGCGGTGTTCGCGGCAAGCGCTACCTCAACCTGACTGGGTTCGACACGGTGCTGCGTCAAAGCCAGATCACCTTGCGCGGGCGCTTCTGCCGGCTGGTGGGCCAGCCGCGCCTGTGGATGTTCCAGCAGCCAGACCTGCGTCGCAAGCGGGTGATGGTCATCGCGCCCCATGCCGATGATGCCGAACTCGCCGCCTACGGCCTGTACAGCCAGGCAGACGAAGCCTGGATCGTGACCCTGACCGCTGGCGAAATCGAGGCCGAGCACTACCAGGCCATGGGCCTGTCATCTGCCGAGGCTGCGCGCCTCAAAGGGCGCTTGCGGGCCTGGGACAGTATCGCGGTGCCTCGCTGGGCGGGCGTTGCGCAAGAGCGCTGCGTGCAGTTGGGCTACTTCTGCCTGCAATTGCCCGCCATGCGGCAGGCACCGACCACCCCCTTCGGCTCGCGCGAGGCGGACATGACCGACACGCGCCCCTTCCGTACCCTCAACGCGCTGCCTTTGCCGGGCGACGACGGCGTTCCGACCTGGCAGAACCTGCTGGCCGACGTGCGCGCGTTGGTACTACAGGCGCGCCCGGAAGTGATCGTGATGCCGCACCCGGTGCTCGATCCGCATCCTGACCATGTGGCTGCCCAGCAAGCGCTGCACG is part of the Pseudomonas parafulva genome and harbors:
- a CDS encoding PIG-L deacetylase family protein, with translation MSRKQQLLKRHRRNKRFGLLMALVALIALGAFIWWLPLLFLPLLWVAHEAWLADHLFYTPAGDYTYAFDGADEVMGVSLQGGRLQLPAAPVAEGATWVLQVELRCALLGRFFDPGVYIEGAGGKDLQVFERGVRGKRYLNLTGFDTVLRQSQITLRGRFCRLVGQPRLWMFQQPDLRRKRVMVIAPHADDAELAAYGLYSQADEAWIVTLTAGEIEAEHYQAMGLSSAEAARLKGRLRAWDSIAVPRWAGVAQERCVQLGYFCLQLPAMRQAPTTPFGSREADMTDTRPFRTLNALPLPGDDGVPTWQNLLADVRALVLQARPEVIVMPHPVLDPHPDHVAAQQALHEALQGLQWQPEILLGYANHLHDNDRWPMGDSGAGVALPPVTSEFSVGHPCTLVLDRSLQHDKAMALGMMHDLQPRPPFKRRVRRVIQRWLAGRRSSPYGENEFFRKAVRRHELFWVLTDRHQGVHRENV
- a CDS encoding antimicrobial resistance protein Mig-14 encodes the protein MFNPVKALRERGWQVIDAQTYAQAWARFGGSVATHPLVVSQLADLAQIPVRYLAWHQAGELKAAIPTWGRHLALSKDVLKRSGKKALFDLGNAEIILPAAADAAAPLRHGARYLSELNQGRFVGLKAQKEQLAMARAPEDLSKKFRYNQRRELRLLEEAGGVVRPISDFDAATVAAMYCDLFQRRWGFAATGAERMGDVIERLRDLLIGSVLLLDDKPIAIQLVYRVEAPEWISVEYVNGGVDPETKAFSPGSVLSFLNTQAAWEDARARNKPLRFSFGRADREYKDRWCHPVPVYQA